One Pectobacterium polaris DNA window includes the following coding sequences:
- a CDS encoding TIGR04028 family ABC transporter substrate-binding protein — translation MATFLHPHQKLTLFASLLLLGGALGAQAANDAPKIGGTLIYLEQQAHTNLYTPAGGFYPNGGILNQITDKLTYQNPETLEVEPWIAESWTINADNTEYTFKIRPGVSFSDGTPLDANAVAKNFDTYGLGNTALNQPVSEVINNYLRSEVIDPLTVKFYFKKPSPGFLQGTATIGSGLVSLSTLERNFNQLGNAKNIIGSGPFVVSSEKLGRELKLTARKDYNWAPVKSKHQGRAYLDGITYLVTPEDSVRIGALVSGQADFIRQIQAYDEKRVQSQGFNLYAPPTRGVNNSVVFRPDNPLVADIRVRQALLHATNTKEIIDTLFSGNYPQATSPLAKTAAGYVDLSSKLTFDPAQANKLLDDAGWKTGSQGLRQKDGKTLELTAYESLPQPQNKETLQLVSQQWAKVGVKLNVLAGDAGSKTVDSLDPLKTGVAPAMVGRADPDVLKSQYYPTVRNVLLQKGGSSDKVNTFVDSHLNTLLDGIAAETARNKRLALVGEVQSYLIDQAYVIPIFEEPQVFAGAPTTKGIAFEAVGRPSFYNTWLDK, via the coding sequence GTGGCGACTTTTTTGCATCCTCATCAGAAACTCACTCTTTTTGCCTCATTGCTCCTTCTGGGTGGTGCGTTGGGCGCACAGGCTGCGAACGACGCACCGAAAATCGGCGGCACGCTGATTTATCTGGAGCAGCAGGCGCACACCAATCTCTATACGCCTGCGGGCGGGTTTTACCCGAACGGCGGCATCCTCAATCAGATTACCGATAAACTGACGTACCAGAATCCCGAAACGCTGGAGGTCGAGCCGTGGATTGCAGAATCCTGGACCATTAACGCGGATAACACCGAATACACGTTCAAGATTCGTCCCGGCGTCAGCTTCTCTGACGGCACGCCGCTGGATGCCAACGCAGTAGCGAAAAACTTCGATACCTATGGCTTGGGGAACACGGCGCTTAACCAGCCGGTTTCCGAGGTCATCAATAACTACCTGCGCAGTGAAGTTATCGATCCGCTCACGGTGAAGTTTTACTTTAAGAAGCCGTCTCCGGGCTTCCTGCAAGGTACTGCGACCATCGGTTCCGGTCTGGTATCTCTCAGTACGCTGGAGCGCAATTTCAATCAGTTAGGCAATGCTAAAAACATTATTGGCTCCGGCCCGTTCGTGGTGAGCAGCGAGAAACTGGGACGCGAACTGAAACTGACCGCCCGTAAGGATTACAACTGGGCTCCGGTTAAATCGAAGCACCAGGGGCGCGCCTATCTGGACGGCATTACCTATCTGGTCACCCCAGAAGACAGCGTGCGCATTGGCGCATTGGTCTCGGGTCAGGCTGACTTCATTCGTCAGATTCAGGCCTATGATGAGAAGCGGGTACAGAGTCAGGGCTTCAATCTTTATGCCCCACCGACGCGCGGCGTCAATAACAGCGTGGTTTTCCGCCCAGATAACCCACTGGTCGCCGATATCCGCGTGCGCCAAGCGCTACTGCACGCCACCAACACTAAAGAGATCATCGATACGTTGTTCTCTGGCAACTACCCGCAGGCTACGTCACCACTGGCTAAAACCGCCGCTGGCTATGTCGATCTCTCCAGCAAGCTCACGTTCGATCCCGCGCAGGCCAACAAACTGTTAGATGACGCAGGTTGGAAAACTGGTTCACAAGGATTGCGGCAAAAAGACGGCAAAACGCTGGAACTGACCGCTTATGAATCCCTGCCGCAGCCACAGAATAAAGAAACCTTACAGCTGGTTTCTCAACAGTGGGCAAAAGTCGGCGTGAAGCTGAACGTGCTGGCGGGCGATGCAGGCAGCAAGACCGTCGATAGCCTCGATCCGCTGAAAACCGGTGTGGCTCCTGCGATGGTAGGCCGTGCCGACCCGGATGTGCTGAAAAGCCAGTATTACCCGACGGTACGTAACGTCCTGCTGCAAAAAGGCGGTTCCAGCGACAAAGTGAACACCTTTGTAGATTCACATCTGAATACGCTGCTGGATGGCATCGCGGCGGAAACCGCCCGCAACAAGCGGCTGGCGCTGGTTGGAGAGGTGCAGAGCTACCTGATCGATCAGGCCTACGTCATTCCTATTTTTGAAGAACCACAGGTGTTTGCGGGCGCACCCACCACAAAAGGCATCGCGTTTGAAGCCGTTGGTCGCCCCAGCTTCTACAACACCTGGCTGGATAAGTAA
- a CDS encoding ABC transporter permease, whose translation MNRYLALRIGQALLVLWAAFTLSFILLQAMPGDAVLIKFQNPELGLSAEQIAQLRLSYGADTPVLTQYFHAIAQILRGDLGLSLQAGVPVTELIAANLPPTLLLAVLGFIAAGLLAFALAFLSTLTPFQWLRTALQSLPSLFISVPTFWLGIVLIQIFSFRLGLIPVINPGEWEGLILPVLTLALPISAPLAQVLMRSIDQVQTQPFVAVARAKGASRSGVLWRHIARNAMLPTLTIAGLLLGELIAGALITETVFGRNGLGQLTQEAVNYQDSSVLQAIVLISAAAFVVVNLAVDLLYPLLDPRLKRTPGATL comes from the coding sequence ATGAACCGATATCTGGCATTGCGCATCGGTCAGGCACTGCTCGTCCTGTGGGCGGCATTTACCCTGTCTTTCATCCTGCTTCAGGCGATGCCGGGTGATGCGGTACTGATCAAATTCCAAAACCCAGAGCTCGGCCTGAGCGCCGAGCAGATCGCGCAGCTACGGTTGTCCTACGGTGCCGATACACCGGTGCTCACGCAATATTTTCATGCGATAGCCCAGATACTGCGTGGCGATCTCGGCCTCTCTCTTCAGGCTGGCGTGCCAGTCACCGAGCTGATTGCTGCAAATCTGCCGCCTACGCTGCTGCTCGCAGTGCTGGGTTTTATTGCTGCCGGCCTGCTGGCGTTTGCCCTCGCGTTCTTATCGACGCTAACGCCGTTCCAGTGGCTGCGAACCGCGCTGCAATCATTGCCGTCGCTGTTTATTTCCGTGCCGACCTTCTGGCTGGGCATCGTGCTGATTCAGATTTTCTCTTTCCGTCTGGGGCTGATTCCGGTGATTAACCCCGGCGAGTGGGAAGGACTGATTTTGCCGGTTCTCACGCTGGCGCTGCCGATTTCTGCCCCGCTTGCTCAGGTGCTGATGCGCAGCATCGATCAGGTGCAAACCCAGCCGTTTGTTGCCGTCGCTCGAGCCAAAGGAGCTAGCCGCAGCGGCGTGCTCTGGCGACATATCGCCCGTAACGCGATGCTGCCCACGCTGACCATTGCCGGTTTGCTATTGGGTGAACTGATTGCAGGGGCACTGATTACCGAAACCGTGTTTGGCCGTAACGGGCTCGGCCAATTGACGCAGGAAGCCGTGAACTATCAGGACAGCAGCGTATTGCAGGCCATCGTGCTGATTTCTGCCGCCGCCTTTGTTGTCGTCAATCTGGCCGTCGATCTGCTCTATCCCCTTCTCGATCCGCGCCTGAAAAGAACGCCAGGAGCCACGCTATGA
- a CDS encoding ABC transporter permease, with the protein MTTVSLEKITFPLLRKRPLLRRYAFQPGLALAWLVMLTVALWALFPGWFTGYSPTEGIAGAQRLAPDADYWLGTDQLGRDLYARIVYGAVHSLSGAVIAVGLGLVLGSLFGLLAGAVGGWLDSVVMRSIDVLLAIPSLLLALSVIILLGFGTVNAAIAVGVTSVASFTRLVRSEVLRVRHSDYVEAAYGSGGTFFSVLWRHILPNSLTTVFAFAALQFGSAILAISTLSFLGYGAPPPTPEWGLLIAEGRNYIATAWWLTTFPGLIVVLVVLSANRISQSIRRTER; encoded by the coding sequence ATGACTACTGTATCGCTGGAAAAAATCACGTTTCCTCTTCTGCGCAAGCGACCGCTTCTGCGTCGCTACGCCTTTCAGCCGGGGCTGGCGCTGGCCTGGCTGGTCATGCTGACCGTCGCACTCTGGGCGCTGTTTCCCGGCTGGTTTACCGGCTATAGCCCGACGGAAGGCATCGCAGGCGCACAGCGGCTGGCACCTGACGCCGACTACTGGCTCGGCACCGACCAACTGGGGCGCGATCTCTATGCACGCATCGTTTATGGCGCAGTACATTCACTTTCCGGTGCCGTTATTGCCGTCGGGCTGGGTCTGGTGCTCGGCAGCCTGTTCGGCCTATTGGCAGGCGCAGTCGGCGGCTGGCTGGATAGCGTCGTGATGCGCAGCATTGATGTGTTGCTAGCCATTCCCAGCCTGCTGCTGGCGCTAAGCGTCATCATTCTGTTGGGTTTCGGCACGGTTAACGCCGCTATTGCCGTGGGCGTCACCTCCGTCGCCAGTTTCACCCGACTGGTACGTTCAGAAGTATTGCGCGTGCGCCACAGCGACTATGTCGAAGCGGCCTATGGCAGCGGCGGCACCTTTTTCAGCGTGCTGTGGCGACACATTCTGCCGAACTCACTGACCACCGTTTTCGCCTTTGCCGCCCTGCAATTCGGCAGCGCGATTCTGGCTATTTCCACACTAAGTTTCCTCGGTTACGGCGCACCACCGCCCACGCCGGAATGGGGGCTGCTGATCGCCGAAGGCCGCAACTACATCGCAACCGCCTGGTGGCTAACCACCTTCCCCGGCCTGATTGTCGTACTCGTTGTGCTATCCGCTAACCGTATCAGCCAGTCGATCAGGAGGACGGAACGATGA
- a CDS encoding dipeptide ABC transporter ATP-binding protein — MSLSASLQTSAAVPVLALENVTIAYRSDDREQTVVEGVSFHIQPGEVVALVGESGSGKTTTAQAVIGLLAENGRLTRGAIRLNGVDISGWSQKRLDSVRGAQISLIPQDPTSSLNPVQTIGEQVDEILRIHQREDRQTTRQKTLALLERVGLNQPDLRAKQYPHELSGGMKQRVLIAIAIALKPALIIADEPTSALDVTVQKRILDLLDELRRENGTAVLFVTHDLGVAAERADRLLVFQNGYIQEQGPTLEVLSAPSSHYARTLLANVPSLNSNPRPQRANASVPDIIVSVENLVQTFPLSGRKGEHFRAVDDVSFSVARGTTHAIVGESGSGKTTTARSLLGFHHPSAGRILIDGTDITHLKGEALRQFRQKIQLVYQNPFSSLDPSQRLYDIVEEPLRNFNRHTAAQRERKIHEMFERVALPVALLSRKPRELSGGQRQRVAIARALVLEPQVLVLDEAVSALDVTVQAQILRLLAELQESLGLTYLFISHDLAVVRQIADTVSVLYHGKQLESGPVEQIFAQPEHRYTRELIEAIPGQQHPAFARSHHAHIHTETHSL, encoded by the coding sequence ATGAGCCTGTCAGCCAGCTTACAAACCAGCGCGGCCGTGCCCGTACTGGCTCTGGAGAATGTCACGATTGCCTATCGCAGCGATGACCGCGAGCAGACCGTGGTCGAAGGCGTCTCTTTCCATATTCAGCCCGGTGAAGTGGTAGCGCTGGTGGGGGAATCGGGTTCAGGGAAGACGACCACTGCGCAGGCCGTCATCGGTTTACTCGCCGAGAACGGTCGGTTAACGCGCGGTGCCATTCGGCTAAACGGTGTGGATATCAGCGGCTGGTCGCAAAAGCGATTGGATAGCGTGCGCGGTGCACAGATCAGCCTGATCCCGCAAGATCCCACTAGCTCCCTGAATCCGGTGCAAACCATCGGCGAGCAGGTGGACGAGATTCTGCGTATTCATCAGCGGGAAGATCGCCAGACAACCCGCCAGAAAACGCTGGCTCTGCTGGAACGCGTGGGACTAAACCAGCCGGATCTGCGGGCGAAGCAGTATCCGCACGAGCTGTCCGGCGGTATGAAACAGCGCGTCCTGATCGCGATTGCGATTGCGCTAAAACCCGCGCTGATTATTGCCGATGAGCCCACCAGTGCGCTGGACGTCACGGTGCAGAAACGTATTCTCGATCTGCTTGATGAACTGCGGCGCGAAAATGGCACGGCGGTGCTGTTCGTCACTCACGATCTGGGGGTAGCGGCCGAACGCGCCGATCGGCTGCTGGTTTTTCAGAACGGCTACATTCAGGAACAGGGCCCAACGCTTGAAGTGCTCAGCGCGCCCTCAAGCCACTATGCCCGCACGCTGCTGGCGAATGTTCCGTCGCTCAACTCCAACCCGCGACCACAGCGTGCCAATGCATCGGTTCCTGACATTATTGTCTCGGTTGAAAATCTGGTGCAGACCTTCCCTCTGTCGGGTCGTAAAGGGGAACATTTTCGGGCAGTGGATGACGTCTCTTTCAGTGTGGCGCGCGGCACAACACACGCCATTGTTGGCGAGTCCGGTTCCGGTAAAACCACCACGGCGCGTAGCCTGCTCGGGTTCCATCATCCTAGTGCGGGGCGCATTCTGATCGACGGCACCGACATCACGCATCTGAAAGGTGAAGCGCTGCGTCAGTTCCGGCAAAAAATCCAGTTGGTCTATCAAAACCCTTTTAGCTCGCTCGATCCGTCACAGCGTCTATACGACATCGTCGAAGAACCGCTGCGCAATTTTAATCGCCATACCGCCGCGCAGCGGGAACGAAAAATTCATGAGATGTTCGAGCGCGTTGCCCTGCCAGTCGCGCTGCTGTCACGCAAGCCGCGTGAACTGTCTGGCGGCCAACGCCAGCGTGTCGCCATCGCCCGCGCGCTGGTGCTGGAACCCCAGGTTCTGGTGCTGGACGAAGCCGTCTCGGCGCTGGATGTCACCGTGCAGGCGCAGATTCTGCGTTTGCTGGCCGAGCTACAGGAATCACTCGGGCTAACGTACCTGTTCATCTCGCACGATTTAGCGGTGGTACGCCAAATCGCCGACACCGTTTCCGTGCTGTACCACGGCAAGCAGCTTGAATCCGGCCCGGTGGAGCAGATCTTCGCCCAGCCCGAACATCGCTACACCCGTGAACTCATCGAGGCTATCCCCGGGCAGCAACACCCGGCTTTTGCCCGCTCGCACCACGCTCACATTCACACTGAAACACATTCACTTTGA
- a CDS encoding putative FMN-dependent luciferase-like monooxygenase — protein sequence MTTKRLGFFTRLLDDVSAQQRYRLATEQIVKAEQLGFDSAWVAQHHFHADEGGLPSPLVFLALVAARTQRIQLGTGVITLPMEEPLRVAEDTAVLDLLSNGRLEVGVGSGGTPSSFAAFGHDSAQRGQILGRYLEKLRAAWRGEALSEDGNQLYPAAPHLDKRVWQATFSLEGAERAGKAGDGLMLSRTQPRPEHFPDATLADLQNPMIDAYLAALPAGVAPRILSSRSVFVADDRQVALNLAEKGLNRSAARSGTFRPIPHDSVEALIASFDSHVGTAQDVIASLRADSSLERATDVTFQVHSIDPPHELILRSLELIATQVAPALGWKPAVKQKSPIGQEIA from the coding sequence ATGACAACGAAACGGCTGGGATTTTTCACGCGATTGCTGGATGACGTATCCGCCCAGCAGCGCTATCGGCTGGCGACGGAACAGATCGTCAAAGCCGAGCAATTAGGATTCGACAGCGCCTGGGTCGCGCAGCACCACTTTCATGCCGATGAAGGCGGATTGCCTTCACCGCTGGTGTTTCTGGCGCTGGTCGCCGCCCGTACTCAGCGCATCCAACTCGGTACCGGCGTGATTACGCTGCCGATGGAAGAACCGCTGCGCGTGGCGGAAGATACCGCCGTGCTCGACTTACTCAGCAACGGCAGGCTGGAAGTCGGTGTAGGTTCCGGCGGCACGCCGTCCTCATTTGCCGCCTTCGGTCACGACAGCGCACAGCGCGGGCAGATCCTCGGGCGCTATCTGGAAAAACTGCGCGCCGCGTGGCGGGGGGAAGCCTTGAGCGAGGACGGTAATCAGCTCTACCCTGCCGCGCCGCATTTGGATAAGCGCGTCTGGCAGGCCACGTTTTCTCTTGAAGGCGCAGAGCGAGCCGGTAAAGCAGGCGATGGCCTGATGCTCTCTCGCACCCAGCCACGCCCGGAACACTTCCCAGATGCCACGCTCGCCGATCTGCAAAATCCGATGATCGACGCCTATCTGGCTGCGCTGCCCGCTGGCGTCGCACCGCGCATCCTCAGCTCACGCAGCGTTTTCGTGGCTGACGATCGTCAAGTAGCGCTGAATCTGGCAGAGAAAGGGCTTAATCGTTCCGCCGCCCGTTCCGGCACGTTCCGCCCGATCCCTCACGACTCGGTAGAGGCACTGATCGCCTCCTTCGATAGCCATGTTGGCACCGCGCAGGATGTCATCGCGTCACTGCGGGCAGACAGTTCGCTGGAGCGTGCGACCGATGTGACATTCCAGGTGCATTCCATCGATCCGCCGCATGAGTTGATTCTGCGTTCACTTGAACTGATAGCCACTCAGGTTGCCCCCGCTTTGGGCTGGAAGCCCGCCGTCAAACAGAAAAGCCCTATCGGGCAGGAGATTGCATGA
- a CDS encoding alkylhydroperoxidase domain protein gives MTHANTLHTHDVLDALAEISPDSALAAARKTRDAATRHTQGSYDALFNADAADSATLPLSLRFWFATKISGWQQDEQLQHFYAERLTDFPEPALTPALQLALDHAERLTKTPVQASASHVNALEKAGWSVDDIVTLSQLIAFVNFQSRLLRGYRLIAGHRVSQPHSQAAVAGQWHTQPQTHSGKSAPQAFTQAELGWEPWIAPKPLAAFNADEQAVLARFGHTDSDYFRLLGRNLPVLEQRTLTDKGIFYTAGGLPRKERELIAAVTSKVNGCIYCASVHARKASQLSKQDSDVQRLLDVVPGGDLSIGQSPRWQAIIDFSARLSATPAQVNANDLKLLQEQGLDTLEIVDVVQSAAFFSWANRLMLTLGEPFWPEH, from the coding sequence ATGACGCACGCTAACACGTTACACACCCATGACGTACTGGATGCGCTGGCCGAAATCAGCCCGGATTCCGCCCTCGCCGCCGCCAGAAAAACCCGTGATGCGGCAACCCGCCACACCCAAGGCAGCTACGACGCGCTGTTTAACGCCGACGCCGCAGACAGCGCGACATTACCGTTATCGCTGCGCTTCTGGTTTGCGACCAAAATCAGCGGCTGGCAGCAGGACGAGCAGCTACAGCATTTTTATGCCGAGCGACTGACGGACTTCCCGGAGCCCGCGCTGACACCCGCGCTACAGCTGGCGCTGGATCATGCCGAACGCCTGACGAAAACGCCCGTGCAAGCCTCGGCGTCCCACGTCAACGCGCTGGAGAAGGCGGGCTGGTCGGTAGACGACATCGTGACGCTGTCGCAGCTCATTGCATTTGTGAATTTTCAAAGCCGATTGCTACGCGGCTATCGCCTGATTGCCGGTCATCGCGTCAGCCAACCGCATTCGCAGGCTGCTGTCGCAGGTCAGTGGCATACCCAACCGCAGACGCACAGCGGCAAGTCTGCACCGCAGGCGTTTACTCAGGCAGAACTGGGATGGGAACCGTGGATCGCGCCCAAACCGCTGGCCGCCTTCAATGCGGATGAGCAGGCGGTTCTGGCACGCTTCGGCCACACGGATTCGGACTATTTCCGTCTGTTAGGGCGCAATCTCCCGGTGCTGGAACAGCGTACGCTGACGGATAAAGGGATTTTCTATACCGCTGGCGGCCTGCCACGCAAAGAGCGCGAACTGATTGCCGCCGTCACCAGTAAGGTCAACGGCTGCATCTATTGCGCCTCGGTGCACGCGCGTAAAGCCAGCCAGCTCTCCAAACAGGACAGCGACGTACAACGGCTACTGGACGTCGTCCCCGGCGGGGATTTGAGCATCGGCCAAAGCCCGCGCTGGCAGGCGATTATCGATTTTTCGGCACGCCTTTCCGCCACGCCCGCGCAGGTCAACGCAAACGACCTGAAGCTGCTGCAAGAACAGGGATTGGATACGCTAGAGATTGTCGATGTGGTGCAGTCCGCCGCCTTCTTCTCATGGGCCAACCGACTGATGCTCACGCTAGGTGAACCGTTCTGGCCGGAGCATTAA
- a CDS encoding helix-turn-helix domain-containing protein encodes MNAPTTAPTLLKLDAISEAIDELRHELARSDASSKEVMLEDHIHSLDVFGIQLNTRRKALGIELTTLELQTGVSISTLKRLFNDPSQVKFSTVYSVCSALGIKLCAVK; translated from the coding sequence ATGAACGCACCCACTACTGCACCAACATTACTAAAGCTCGACGCCATTAGCGAAGCTATCGACGAGCTCCGGCACGAACTCGCGCGTAGCGATGCCTCCAGCAAAGAGGTTATGCTGGAAGATCACATTCATTCGCTGGATGTATTTGGCATTCAGCTAAATACGCGACGTAAAGCGTTGGGCATCGAACTCACTACGCTAGAGCTACAGACAGGTGTATCCATCTCCACGTTAAAACGTTTATTCAACGATCCCTCTCAGGTGAAGTTTTCCACGGTTTATAGCGTTTGTTCCGCGTTAGGGATAAAGCTATGCGCCGTCAAGTAA
- a CDS encoding HipA N-terminal domain-containing protein, producing the protein MRRQVKVYLYGVHIGQLSQDDEGYLFEYKKSYIGPPLSLSLPIQTGTFHSKTLPPYFASLAPEGWLRRQYSQLQHLDEKDLFGILIQNGKNLIGAVQLIAEDKS; encoded by the coding sequence ATGCGCCGTCAAGTAAAGGTCTATCTTTACGGTGTCCACATCGGCCAGTTAAGTCAGGACGATGAAGGTTATCTGTTTGAATATAAAAAGTCCTACATCGGCCCGCCATTATCATTGAGCCTACCGATACAGACCGGCACATTTCACAGCAAAACATTACCGCCCTACTTTGCCTCGTTAGCTCCCGAAGGCTGGCTGCGGCGACAGTACAGCCAGCTTCAGCATCTGGATGAGAAGGATTTATTTGGCATCCTCATTCAAAATGGTAAGAACCTGATCGGTGCCGTGCAACTGATCGCGGAGGATAAGTCATGA
- a CDS encoding type II toxin-antitoxin system HipA family toxin, giving the protein MTRCRILLTPLTHEEEIATGYSRKGLKHLTGSTHASSTLRFTRQQFMHDLPQAQKGMSISGYQPKIQMVLEERAFTVVDHQGLCILKPSPIEFPHLAENEHATMTLMARLGFAVPPHGLLRFKPEQADDEPEFAFVIKRFDRDEKTGHPIHQEQLDGAMGVGEKFGKIHTDGRQYVSYERLASFLSKHVNDNIVFKIDLFRRIAYAYMLGNNDMHLRNFGLIHSRSGSLMLAPIYDFVSVAPYPTYFSSCFMALPLLIQEEGDEALAPGFETAYGEYLGMDFILFGQRIGLSENLTKKLLADFLKEAECVESTYRDSFMPADAIETTLRCYRHRLKLMSILDAERI; this is encoded by the coding sequence ATGACAAGATGTCGAATTTTGCTGACACCGCTGACACACGAAGAAGAAATCGCCACAGGCTATAGCCGTAAAGGGTTAAAGCATCTGACGGGATCAACGCATGCCTCCTCGACCTTACGTTTCACCCGCCAGCAATTTATGCACGACCTGCCACAAGCACAGAAAGGCATGAGCATCTCTGGCTATCAGCCCAAAATTCAGATGGTATTAGAAGAACGGGCGTTTACCGTCGTTGATCATCAAGGGCTGTGCATCCTCAAGCCTTCTCCGATTGAATTTCCCCATTTGGCAGAAAACGAACACGCCACGATGACATTAATGGCACGCCTGGGATTTGCCGTTCCACCACACGGGTTACTCCGTTTTAAACCGGAGCAGGCTGATGACGAACCTGAGTTTGCTTTCGTTATTAAGCGCTTCGACCGCGACGAAAAAACGGGTCACCCTATCCATCAGGAACAGTTGGACGGTGCGATGGGGGTCGGTGAAAAATTCGGTAAAATACACACGGATGGCAGACAATACGTCAGTTATGAGCGGTTGGCTTCATTCCTTAGCAAACACGTTAATGACAATATCGTCTTCAAAATAGATCTGTTTCGCCGTATCGCTTACGCCTACATGCTGGGTAACAACGACATGCACCTGCGTAATTTTGGTTTGATACATTCGCGCTCAGGTTCGTTAATGCTGGCTCCCATTTATGATTTTGTTTCCGTCGCCCCCTATCCCACCTATTTTTCTTCCTGCTTCATGGCATTGCCGCTGCTGATTCAAGAAGAGGGGGATGAAGCACTCGCGCCAGGATTTGAAACCGCATACGGAGAATACCTTGGTATGGATTTCATTCTATTCGGGCAACGTATCGGGCTGAGTGAAAACCTGACCAAAAAACTACTGGCAGACTTTCTCAAAGAAGCTGAATGTGTTGAATCAACCTATCGGGATTCCTTTATGCCTGCGGATGCTATTGAGACAACGCTGCGGTGCTATCGACACCGCCTGAAGCTTATGAGCATTCTCGATGCAGAACGGATTTAG
- a CDS encoding LysE family translocator: MTLTESLIAFTFAATLLTLTPGLDTALILRTATVEGSKKAFHAAFGIQVGCLIWGAMVAFGLGTLIAASELAYNILKWCGAAYLCWLGLQMILKPRTEVVMAAPQDAPKQQNWFLRGMLGNVLNPKIGVFYVSFLPQFIPAGHSVVLWTYLLVLIHVFIGTLWSSTLIAATRPLSRFLRRGSVVKWMDRTTGVIFLAFAARLVLSRR; this comes from the coding sequence GTGACGTTGACCGAATCGCTGATTGCTTTTACGTTTGCCGCAACGCTGCTGACCCTGACGCCGGGTTTGGACACGGCGTTGATTTTACGTACCGCTACCGTTGAAGGCAGTAAGAAAGCCTTTCATGCCGCGTTTGGTATTCAAGTGGGCTGCCTGATTTGGGGCGCGATGGTGGCGTTTGGTCTAGGGACGTTGATTGCCGCGTCGGAGCTGGCCTATAACATTCTGAAATGGTGCGGTGCGGCGTATCTCTGCTGGTTGGGTCTGCAAATGATCCTGAAACCCAGAACTGAAGTGGTGATGGCGGCCCCACAAGATGCACCGAAGCAGCAGAACTGGTTTCTCCGTGGCATGCTGGGCAACGTGTTAAATCCAAAAATCGGCGTGTTTTACGTTTCATTCCTGCCGCAGTTTATCCCTGCCGGCCATTCGGTTGTGCTGTGGACTTACCTGCTTGTTCTTATTCATGTCTTTATCGGCACGCTGTGGTCGTCCACGCTGATTGCCGCCACGCGTCCGCTGTCGCGTTTTTTGCGTCGTGGTTCCGTAGTGAAGTGGATGGACCGAACGACAGGCGTTATCTTTCTAGCATTCGCCGCACGTCTGGTTTTGTCCCGGCGGTAA
- the dsbG gene encoding thiol:disulfide interchange protein DsbG, which translates to MIKRFFLTLALLTLSASSLAQDALPDAVKSIEKQGITIIKPFTAPGGVQGWLGSYQGVGVTIYLTPDGKHAISGYMYDEHGNNLSEALIQQEVYVPAGREMWQKLQQAPFITEGAKDAPRKIIVFADPFCPYCKQFWQQAQPWVKAGKVQLQTLLVGVIKPESGRYAAAILAASDPAKAWHEYELSNGKTVPPFPKDSSRDIWNNIQHNQRLMDELGANVTPAIYYLNDKNELQQVVGLPDEQQLAEMMGK; encoded by the coding sequence ATGATAAAACGCTTCTTCCTCACGCTCGCTTTATTGACGCTTTCCGCGTCTTCACTGGCGCAAGATGCTCTGCCAGATGCAGTGAAGAGCATCGAAAAACAAGGTATTACGATCATCAAGCCGTTCACTGCACCCGGTGGCGTGCAAGGCTGGCTGGGTAGCTATCAGGGTGTAGGGGTGACCATCTACTTAACGCCAGACGGTAAGCATGCCATTTCGGGCTATATGTATGACGAACACGGCAACAACCTGAGTGAAGCGCTGATTCAGCAGGAAGTGTATGTGCCTGCCGGTCGGGAGATGTGGCAGAAATTACAGCAGGCGCCGTTTATCACCGAAGGGGCGAAGGATGCGCCGCGTAAAATCATCGTCTTTGCCGACCCATTCTGCCCGTACTGCAAACAGTTCTGGCAGCAGGCACAGCCGTGGGTAAAAGCAGGGAAAGTCCAACTGCAAACGCTGCTGGTCGGCGTCATTAAACCAGAAAGCGGGCGTTATGCCGCCGCGATTCTTGCCGCCAGCGATCCGGCCAAAGCCTGGCATGAATATGAACTGTCGAACGGCAAAACGGTGCCCCCGTTCCCCAAAGACTCATCACGCGATATCTGGAATAATATTCAGCATAATCAGCGGCTAATGGATGAACTAGGTGCAAACGTCACGCCTGCCATCTATTACCTGAATGATAAGAATGAGCTACAGCAAGTGGTCGGGCTACCGGACGAACAGCAGCTAGCGGAGATGATGGGGAAATAA